One Portunus trituberculatus isolate SZX2019 chromosome 45, ASM1759143v1, whole genome shotgun sequence DNA segment encodes these proteins:
- the LOC123519225 gene encoding uncharacterized oxidoreductase YjmC-like, with protein MTVDTYNRDKLETGHVQQEASEKKQFTPPEGLGTKVSVRLSVLPYLYVTELRHGVTDGRVTPSIVCESASSALVDGNNGFGSVVGNFCMDLAIEKARKTGIACVCAKACGGSQAKGSKYPTRKMNYPRKSGFSTELQYSPAPALNSERLSQGFSFTNAFPGVLGTRAKQAAFGTNPIAVAAPGKNDDNFELDMATSVVASGKVELAHLKNESIPLGWLMDENGKLTSDPSGITGDAILMPLGGTEEHSGYKGTGLGMMVEVLCGILSGADYAHKIRDWKIFDRPANLSHCFIAINPALYAPGFEDRMSDLIDSCRSMEPADPSKPVLVPGDPERSHSKAVRDEGAITYHPNQAKQCWQTAKLLNVAPMTPV; from the exons ATGACGGTGGACACGTATAATAGAGACAAACTGGAAACTGGCCACGTTCAGCAAGAGGCAAG CGAAAAGAAGCAGTTTACGCCTCCCGAGGGTCTGGGCACCAAGGTTAGTGTCCGACTGTCCGTCTTGCCAT ATCTATATGTGACCGAGCTGCGCCATGGGGTCACTGATGGCCGCGTCACTCCAAGCATCGTGTGTGAGTCCGCCTCGTCTGCGCTGGTGGATGGGAATAACGGTTTCGGCAGCGTTGTAGGAAACTTTTGCATGGATCTGGCCATTGAGAAGGCTCGAAAAACGGGCATAGCTTGTGTCTGTGCTAAAG CGTGTGGCGGATCTCAA GCAAAAGGTTCCAAGTATCCTACACGGAAAATGAACTACCCGAGAAAATCCGGATTTAGCACAGAGCTGCAGTATTCCCCAGCTCCAGCTCTCAACTCTGAAA GATTGAGtcaa GGCTTCAGCTTCACTAATGCCTTCCCAGGTGTCCTTGGAACACGTGCCAAGCAG GCCGCCTTTGGCACCAACCCAATAGCTGTGGCAGCTCCAGGGAAGAATGACGATAATTTTGAGTTGGACATGGCCACCAGTGTAGTAGCCAGTGGTAAG GTTGAACTGGCTCACCTCAAGAATGAGTCTATCCCTTTGGGTTGGTTAATGGATGAAAATGGGAAACTTACCTCAGATCCATCTGGCATAACAGGAGATGCCATTCTGATGCCCCTTGGAGGAACAGAGGAGCATTCAGGTTACAAGGGCACTGGTCTGGGCATGATGGTGGAGGTCTTGTGTGGCATTCTGTCGG GAGCAGATTATGCCCACAAGATCCGTGACTGGAAAATATTTGACCGGCCAGCCAACCTGAGTCATTGCTTCATCGCCATCAACCCGGCACTGTATGCTCCGGGCTTTGAGGACCGCATGAGTGACTTGATAGATTCCTGCCGCTCCATGGAACCA GCTGATCCCAGTAAGCCAGTGCTGGTGCCTGGGGACCCTGAGCGTTCCCACAGTAAGGCAGTGAGGGATGAAGGAGCTATCACCTATCACCCCAACCAGGCCAAGCAGTGT TGGCAAACAGCCAAGCTGCTCAATGTTGCTCCAATGACCCCTGTGTGA
- the LOC123519534 gene encoding uncharacterized oxidoreductase YjmC-like isoform X2 → MVDCMTAVGTPQAHAAALADVLVAADRRGHYSHGLNRLEMYVNDVKQKVCDGNAEPTITKESVSTALVNGNNGLGPVVGNFCMDLAIKKAKETGIGWVCTRGSNHYGIAGWYSMRATKEGLLGMSVTNTSPLVAPTRAKKAALGTNPISVSAPGKDGDDFVLDMATCVVAVGKIEVERRKNKPIPEGWAIDKDGQITTDATEGMQGALMPLGGPELHSGYKGYGLGMLVEVFCGIMSGGQYGPNVRKWMNTDREADLGQAFMALDPSFFAPGFEDRMSDLMNHCRNMEPADASKPVLVAGDPERQHINKVEQDGGITYHINQINDSWKLAKALGIKPME, encoded by the exons ATGGTGGACTGCATGACAGCTGTTGGCACCCCTCAGGCCCATGCAGCTGCCCTGGCAGATGTGCTTGTTGCAGCTGACCGTCGTGGCCATTACAGCCATGGCCTCAACCGTCTGG AGATGTATGTGAATGATGTGAAGCAGAAGGTGTGTGATGGCAATGCAGAGCCCACCATCACTAAGGAGAGTGTTTCCACTGCACTTGTCAATGGCAACAATGGCCTTGGACCTGTAGTGGGCAACTTCTGTATGGACCTTGCCATCAAGAAGGCCAAGGAGACAGGCATAGGCTGGGTCTGCACCCGAG GAAGCAATCACTATGGCATTGCTGGTTGGTACTCCATGCGGGCCACTAAGGAAGGACTCTTG GGAATGAGTGTGACCAACACATCTCCCTTGGTAGCTCCCACCCGTGCTAAAAAG GCTGCCCTTGGGACCAACCCTATCTCAGTGTCAGCACCAGGCAAAGACGGGGATGACTTTGTGTTAGATATGGCAACatgtgtggtggcagtgggaaAG ATTGAAGTGGAACGCCGGAAGAACAAGCCCATTCCTGAGGGCTGGGCCATAGACAAAGATGGACAAATCACTACTGATGCCACTGAGGGCATGCAGGGAGCCCTCATGCCCCTTGGAGGCCCTGAACTGCATTCAGGATACAAGGGTTATGGTCTTGGCATGCTGGTGGAGGTCTTTTGTGGCATCATGTCAG GTGGTCAGTATGGACCAAATGTAAGGAAATGGATGAACACTGACAGGGAGGCAGATCTGGGCCAGGCTTTCATGGCGCTGGACCCGTCTTTCTTTGCCCCGGGCTTTGAGGATCGCATGAGTGATTTGATGAATCACTGCCGCAATATGGAACCA GCTGATGCCAGTAAGCCAGTGCTCGTTGCTGGAGACCCAGAGCGCCAACACATAAACAAGGTAGAACAGGACGGTGGCATCACTTACCACATCAATCAGATCAACGACTCG tggaagctggccaaggccCTCGGCATCAAGCCAATGGAATGA
- the LOC123519534 gene encoding uncharacterized oxidoreductase YjmC-like isoform X1, producing the protein MPHALTRRQHLQKMWLTQVVRGCAAKRLMTRRTRKLCGLDNEQLTSTTQQLSSCYHPSSSTSYSNRVPSPLGNSRSPILLSRSSLSTKMPQLSDEKAKFTAPDGLSTKYRVEEVHRYMVDCMTAVGTPQAHAAALADVLVAADRRGHYSHGLNRLEMYVNDVKQKVCDGNAEPTITKESVSTALVNGNNGLGPVVGNFCMDLAIKKAKETGIGWVCTRGSNHYGIAGWYSMRATKEGLLGMSVTNTSPLVAPTRAKKAALGTNPISVSAPGKDGDDFVLDMATCVVAVGKIEVERRKNKPIPEGWAIDKDGQITTDATEGMQGALMPLGGPELHSGYKGYGLGMLVEVFCGIMSGGQYGPNVRKWMNTDREADLGQAFMALDPSFFAPGFEDRMSDLMNHCRNMEPADASKPVLVAGDPERQHINKVEQDGGITYHINQINDSWKLAKALGIKPME; encoded by the exons ATGCCTCACGCACTGACACGCAGACAACACCTGCAGAAAATGTGGCTAACTCAAGTTGTTCGGGGCTGTGCAGCAAAGAGATTGATGACAAGACGAACAAGGAAACTGTGTGGCCTTGACAATGAGCAACTAACATCAACCACACAACAACTGTCTTCCTGTTACCACCCGAGCTCCAGTACAAGCTATTCCAATCGAGTCCCGTCACCACTGGGCAACTCTCGCTCCCCAATCCTCCTCTCCCGCAGCTCCTTATCGACCAAGATGCCTCAGCTCTCCGACGAAAAGGCGAAATTTACTGCCCCTGATGGCCTTTCCACTAAG TACAGGGTGGAGGAGGTCCACCGTTACATGGTGGACTGCATGACAGCTGTTGGCACCCCTCAGGCCCATGCAGCTGCCCTGGCAGATGTGCTTGTTGCAGCTGACCGTCGTGGCCATTACAGCCATGGCCTCAACCGTCTGG AGATGTATGTGAATGATGTGAAGCAGAAGGTGTGTGATGGCAATGCAGAGCCCACCATCACTAAGGAGAGTGTTTCCACTGCACTTGTCAATGGCAACAATGGCCTTGGACCTGTAGTGGGCAACTTCTGTATGGACCTTGCCATCAAGAAGGCCAAGGAGACAGGCATAGGCTGGGTCTGCACCCGAG GAAGCAATCACTATGGCATTGCTGGTTGGTACTCCATGCGGGCCACTAAGGAAGGACTCTTG GGAATGAGTGTGACCAACACATCTCCCTTGGTAGCTCCCACCCGTGCTAAAAAG GCTGCCCTTGGGACCAACCCTATCTCAGTGTCAGCACCAGGCAAAGACGGGGATGACTTTGTGTTAGATATGGCAACatgtgtggtggcagtgggaaAG ATTGAAGTGGAACGCCGGAAGAACAAGCCCATTCCTGAGGGCTGGGCCATAGACAAAGATGGACAAATCACTACTGATGCCACTGAGGGCATGCAGGGAGCCCTCATGCCCCTTGGAGGCCCTGAACTGCATTCAGGATACAAGGGTTATGGTCTTGGCATGCTGGTGGAGGTCTTTTGTGGCATCATGTCAG GTGGTCAGTATGGACCAAATGTAAGGAAATGGATGAACACTGACAGGGAGGCAGATCTGGGCCAGGCTTTCATGGCGCTGGACCCGTCTTTCTTTGCCCCGGGCTTTGAGGATCGCATGAGTGATTTGATGAATCACTGCCGCAATATGGAACCA GCTGATGCCAGTAAGCCAGTGCTCGTTGCTGGAGACCCAGAGCGCCAACACATAAACAAGGTAGAACAGGACGGTGGCATCACTTACCACATCAATCAGATCAACGACTCG tggaagctggccaaggccCTCGGCATCAAGCCAATGGAATGA